One Lachnospiraceae bacterium C1.1 genomic region harbors:
- a CDS encoding GGDEF domain-containing protein — MKLYGNKYKENFRLSALFIIIISILTLICLFLCIKLFLNGNTPNNKLVLYDGWELRINDEVYENVNLNDFKFRGIKDGDIITLRKTGIKSSIEANVLLLMIKNSTVSVRQNGETVYSYGLEQHKEGRLVGSGYHRANLHNLDEDDLIEIELIVDEKDAFSSFDPPEIRDGKTISYEMSKELLLPSLLGNFFFVFGVCIIFISLLFSAVCKLYMTDLLKIFCIALFSLCAGFWIFTSSNASTFVTVNYSVKTFLEYFSLYLMPLVVLAYQFDANLISVSSNIRKRSYILLWLADLAFITGVFVCYMSGKISVVQFLIPDHIISAIILVFIIVTQFYDIVKNKSKNYITAIGVLVLVLSGLFEVFRYNFAKYVAGRDVDYKFSVLFLAGLVFVWSIIIDYIANAVRSAKDNAKMEIIEKMAYTDSLTQIYNRMAAEKRYRKIDEEMIPYCIIEMDMNGLKRINDTYGHDEGDEYIKSFAQVLSDVFSDFAMVSRTGGDEFTVIIDGEDALDYENITKKLRELNASINYLNDIHENWNLSLAYGYCFYNEEGVEHVLDAFKKADERMYEMKKEMKKEIKKENKKLDKTNLKKKNKQARFNF; from the coding sequence ATGAAACTTTATGGCAATAAATATAAAGAAAATTTCAGACTATCAGCTCTGTTTATTATAATAATATCCATTCTGACACTGATATGCCTTTTTCTGTGTATCAAACTGTTTTTAAACGGAAATACACCAAACAATAAGCTGGTCTTATATGATGGATGGGAGCTTCGCATTAATGATGAAGTTTATGAAAATGTAAACCTGAATGATTTTAAATTCCGGGGTATAAAAGACGGGGATATTATTACACTCAGAAAAACAGGAATAAAAAGCAGTATTGAAGCTAATGTTCTTTTACTGATGATAAAAAACAGTACTGTTTCTGTAAGGCAGAATGGAGAAACTGTTTATTCCTATGGACTGGAACAGCATAAAGAGGGAAGGCTGGTAGGATCCGGATATCACAGGGCTAACCTTCATAATCTGGATGAAGACGACCTTATAGAGATAGAGCTTATAGTAGATGAAAAAGATGCTTTTTCATCATTTGATCCGCCGGAGATTAGGGATGGGAAGACAATATCATATGAAATGTCTAAGGAACTGCTGCTTCCTTCCCTTTTGGGAAATTTTTTCTTTGTGTTCGGAGTATGTATAATTTTTATATCGCTCCTTTTTTCTGCGGTATGTAAGCTGTATATGACCGATCTGCTCAAAATCTTCTGCATTGCGCTCTTTTCTTTGTGTGCAGGATTCTGGATATTTACATCGTCAAATGCATCAACATTTGTAACAGTTAATTATTCGGTAAAGACTTTTCTGGAGTATTTTTCGCTTTATCTGATGCCGCTGGTAGTGCTTGCCTATCAGTTTGATGCAAATCTTATAAGCGTATCGTCAAATATCAGAAAAAGAAGCTATATTCTGCTCTGGCTGGCAGACCTGGCATTTATTACAGGAGTATTCGTATGTTACATGAGCGGGAAAATAAGCGTTGTGCAGTTTCTTATTCCTGATCATATAATCTCTGCGATAATATTGGTGTTTATTATCGTGACACAGTTTTATGATATTGTAAAAAACAAATCAAAAAACTATATTACGGCGATCGGAGTCCTTGTTTTAGTTCTTTCGGGACTTTTTGAGGTATTCAGGTATAATTTTGCAAAATACGTGGCAGGCAGGGACGTGGATTACAAATTCAGTGTGCTGTTTCTGGCAGGGCTGGTATTTGTGTGGTCAATCATCATCGACTACATCGCGAATGCGGTCAGATCGGCAAAAGACAATGCCAAGATGGAGATCATCGAAAAGATGGCATACACTGATTCGCTGACACAGATATATAACAGGATGGCAGCGGAAAAACGCTATAGGAAAATAGATGAGGAAATGATCCCCTATTGTATCATTGAGATGGATATGAATGGTCTGAAACGGATAAATGATACATATGGACATGATGAGGGGGATGAGTATATCAAAAGCTTTGCACAGGTTCTGTCTGACGTTTTTTCGGATTTTGCCATGGTCAGCAGGACAGGAGGAGATGAGTTTACTGTAATAATAGATGGTGAAGATGCTCTGGACTATGAAAATATAACCAAAAAGCTCAGGGAATTAAACGCTTCCATAAATTACTTGAATGATATTCATGAAAACTGGAATCTGAGTCTTGCCTATGGATATTGTTTTTACAATGAGGAAGGTGTGGAACATGTTCTGGACGCGTTTAAGAAGGCTGATGAGCGAATGTATGAAATGAAAAAAGAGATGAAGAAGGAAATCAAGAAAGAGAATAAAAAGCTTGATAAAACAAATCTGAAGAAGAAAAATAAACAGGCAAGATTTAATTTTTGA